One window from the genome of Azotosporobacter soli encodes:
- a CDS encoding branched-chain amino acid ABC transporter permease → MSDKVKRDLIALGGCLALYLLGQSLIATDVIGPFWQLNIVLICINIMLGVSLNLINGFTGQFSIGHAGFMAVGAYLGAVLTVKLHLPFIVAIMGGAAAAGFLGFVIGLPTLRLSGDYLAIATLGLGEIIRITILNIPYVGGASGFMGIPRLTTFTWVFWMMIFTIFFVKNFINSSHGRACMAIRENEIAAEAMGVDTTKYKVMAFTIGAAFAGVAGAMFSHYFYIAHPASFTFMKSFDILTIVVLGGLGSITGSITAAILLTFVSAALASYPEWRMIAYALMLIILMLYRPQGLFGNKELSLAIFGRLWGGKNRDTAKGN, encoded by the coding sequence ATGTCGGATAAAGTAAAACGCGACCTGATCGCGCTCGGAGGTTGCCTGGCGCTGTACCTGCTCGGACAGAGTCTGATTGCCACCGATGTGATCGGGCCGTTCTGGCAGCTTAATATCGTTCTGATTTGCATCAACATCATGCTGGGCGTCAGCTTGAACCTAATCAACGGTTTCACCGGACAGTTTTCCATCGGCCATGCCGGCTTTATGGCGGTCGGCGCTTATCTTGGCGCGGTACTGACGGTAAAACTGCATCTGCCGTTCATCGTTGCGATCATGGGCGGCGCGGCGGCGGCCGGGTTTCTCGGTTTCGTCATTGGCTTGCCGACGCTTCGCCTCAGCGGCGACTATCTGGCGATTGCGACGCTCGGTCTTGGCGAAATCATCCGGATCACGATCCTGAATATCCCTTATGTCGGCGGTGCATCCGGTTTCATGGGCATCCCTCGTCTGACCACCTTTACCTGGGTCTTCTGGATGATGATCTTTACGATCTTTTTTGTGAAGAACTTCATCAACTCGAGTCATGGCCGCGCCTGCATGGCCATTCGTGAGAATGAGATCGCCGCAGAAGCGATGGGCGTTGACACGACGAAGTACAAGGTCATGGCTTTCACGATCGGCGCGGCATTTGCCGGCGTGGCCGGTGCGATGTTCTCTCATTATTTCTATATCGCGCATCCGGCTTCGTTTACCTTTATGAAGTCGTTTGACATCCTGACGATCGTCGTCTTGGGCGGCCTCGGCAGCATCACCGGTTCCATTACCGCGGCCATCCTACTGACGTTCGTATCGGCGGCGCTGGCCAGCTACCCGGAATGGCGGATGATCGCGTATGCGTTAATGCTGATCATTTTGATGCTGTACCGGCCGCAGGGTCTGTTTGGCAATAAAGAACTGAGCCTGGCGATATTCGGGCGTCTGTGGGGAGGGAAGAACCGTGACACTGCTAAAGGCAACTAA
- a CDS encoding ABC transporter ATP-binding protein, with the protein MTLLKATKLSKVFGGLRAVSNFEVDINQGELVGLIGPNGAGKTTAFNLLTGVYEPSEGEIEFDGRSIVGLKPYQITQRGIARTFQNIRLFSNLSVLDNVKIAYHFHVKYGLVESVLRMGRYFKEEEEIEAKALRFLEIFQLADKKDEIAKNLPYGEQRRLEIARALAAQPKLLLLDEPAAGMNPQETQQLMQMIRWIRKEFNLTILLIEHDMNLVMNVCERIYVLDYGSIIAKGTPQEIKNNPRVIEAYLGEEVH; encoded by the coding sequence GTGACACTGCTAAAGGCAACTAAATTGTCCAAAGTCTTCGGCGGCTTGCGGGCAGTTTCCAATTTTGAAGTGGATATCAACCAGGGAGAACTGGTCGGCCTGATCGGCCCGAACGGCGCAGGCAAGACGACGGCATTCAACCTGCTGACCGGCGTATATGAACCGAGCGAAGGCGAAATCGAATTTGACGGACGCAGCATAGTCGGCTTAAAGCCTTATCAGATCACGCAGCGCGGCATCGCAAGAACCTTCCAGAACATCCGTCTCTTCAGTAATCTGTCGGTTCTCGATAATGTGAAGATCGCTTATCATTTTCACGTGAAATACGGTTTGGTGGAATCGGTTTTGCGCATGGGCCGCTATTTTAAGGAAGAAGAAGAGATTGAGGCAAAGGCGTTGCGCTTTCTGGAAATCTTTCAGCTGGCGGATAAGAAAGACGAGATCGCGAAGAACCTGCCTTATGGCGAACAGCGACGCTTGGAAATTGCCCGTGCTTTGGCGGCGCAGCCGAAACTGCTGCTGCTCGATGAACCGGCAGCCGGGATGAATCCGCAGGAAACGCAGCAATTGATGCAAATGATCCGCTGGATTCGCAAAGAGTTTAACTTGACGATCCTCTTGATCGAACATGATATGAACCTGGTTATGAATGTGTGTGAGCGGATTTACGTTTTGGATTACGGCAGCATCATCGCCAAAGGAACGCCGCAGGAAATCAAGAACAATCCAAGGGTCATCGAGGCCTACTTGGGCGAGGAGGTGCACTGA
- a CDS encoding ABC transporter ATP-binding protein, whose amino-acid sequence MLTVDNINVYYGAIHALKGISLQVDEGQIVTLIGANGAGKSTILRTVSGLLKPKTGDVVFEGKSIAGIQAQDIVKKGISQVPEGRRVFANMTVLENLELGAYIRSDSKGIAADLDKIFERFPRLAERRAQMAGTLSGGEQQMLAMGRALMSRPRLLLLDEPSMGLAPLLVKEIFAIIQEINAGGTTILLVEQNAHMALSIAHQAYVLETGRISLSGDAKELAASEEIRKAYLGG is encoded by the coding sequence ATGCTAACGGTCGATAACATCAACGTATATTATGGAGCGATTCATGCGCTGAAAGGCATCAGCCTCCAGGTCGATGAAGGCCAGATCGTCACGCTGATCGGCGCGAATGGCGCGGGCAAGAGCACGATCTTGCGCACCGTTTCCGGACTTTTGAAACCCAAAACAGGCGACGTCGTATTTGAAGGAAAATCGATTGCCGGCATCCAGGCGCAGGACATCGTAAAAAAAGGAATTTCGCAGGTGCCGGAAGGGCGGCGCGTTTTTGCCAATATGACGGTGTTGGAGAATTTGGAACTGGGCGCTTACATTCGCAGCGACAGCAAAGGGATCGCAGCCGACTTGGACAAGATCTTTGAACGCTTTCCCCGCCTCGCGGAACGCCGCGCGCAAATGGCAGGCACACTGTCCGGCGGCGAGCAGCAAATGCTCGCGATGGGTCGGGCGCTGATGAGCCGGCCGCGTCTTTTGCTGCTGGATGAACCGTCGATGGGCCTGGCGCCGCTCCTGGTAAAAGAAATCTTTGCGATCATCCAGGAGATCAATGCCGGCGGAACGACGATTTTGCTGGTGGAACAAAATGCGCATATGGCACTGTCGATTGCGCATCAGGCTTATGTGCTCGAGACCGGACGCATCAGTCTGTCCGGCGACGCGAAAGAACTCGCGGCCAGCGAAGAGATACGCAAAGCATATCTGGGCGGTTAA
- a CDS encoding CBS domain-containing protein, translated as MFVCNRMTADPVTITSVTTIADAVEIMRSHKFRRLPVVDGGKLVGIVTDRDLRTVSPSQATSLSVHELNYLLAKLHVKEIMQRDVVTIAPDAAIEEAALLMYNHKIGGLVVSDASGGAVGVITETDLFKTFVDMMGLTEGKTRLTIDLADDRVGALHEITAVFAALGLNISSMVTCPLPDGRKELIIRIDESEIEELKERLAAKGYPVIHAVEIRA; from the coding sequence ATGTTTGTATGTAATCGAATGACAGCCGATCCGGTTACCATCACTTCCGTTACGACGATTGCCGACGCGGTCGAGATCATGCGCAGTCACAAATTCAGACGACTGCCGGTCGTAGACGGCGGCAAGCTGGTGGGGATCGTTACTGACCGCGACTTGCGCACCGTTTCGCCGTCGCAGGCCACGAGCCTGTCGGTGCACGAATTGAATTATCTCCTGGCAAAACTTCACGTCAAGGAAATCATGCAGCGCGATGTTGTGACGATCGCACCCGATGCTGCAATCGAAGAAGCGGCGCTTTTGATGTACAATCACAAGATCGGCGGCCTGGTCGTAAGCGATGCGAGCGGAGGCGCGGTCGGCGTGATCACCGAGACGGATCTCTTTAAGACCTTTGTCGATATGATGGGTCTGACGGAAGGCAAAACGCGTCTGACGATCGATCTTGCGGATGACCGCGTAGGGGCTCTGCATGAAATCACCGCCGTCTTTGCCGCACTCGGCCTTAACATCAGCAGCATGGTGACGTGCCCGCTGCCGGATGGCCGAAAAGAACTGATCATTCGCATCGACGAGAGCGAAATTGAGGAACTGAAAGAACGTCTCGCCGCCAAAGGTTACCCTGTGATTCATGCGGTTGAGATCCGTGCCTGA
- a CDS encoding cation diffusion facilitator family transporter — translation MTEKQRTAQLSVFSNTLLVVLKLIVGFYTGAVSIVSEAAHSAVDLLAAVIAYYAVRQADRPPDERHAFGHGKFENLSGAIEAMLIVVAAIWIVYEAAGKLFKPHTPEMLEYGMALMLLSVVVNIFVSRRLMKVAKKTGSQALEADALHLQADVWTSAGVLIGLAVIRITGWAWIDPAIALLVALIVFKAGYDMTRKSFQELTDISLPQEEEEQIKEIVARHNEIVDYHKLRTRRSGSHRQVDMHIVLYREMHLAQAHAVADQLEGEIGEALAPCEVVIHLEPCDPEKYAQHCPLQIEPPKK, via the coding sequence TTGACAGAGAAACAACGTACAGCGCAGCTGTCCGTCTTTTCCAACACGCTCTTGGTCGTGTTGAAACTGATCGTCGGTTTTTATACCGGCGCCGTAAGTATTGTCTCCGAAGCGGCCCATTCGGCGGTCGACCTGCTGGCGGCGGTGATCGCTTATTATGCGGTGCGCCAGGCTGACCGGCCGCCGGATGAACGGCATGCGTTCGGACACGGAAAATTCGAGAATCTATCCGGGGCAATCGAGGCGATGCTGATTGTGGTCGCTGCGATCTGGATCGTTTATGAGGCCGCAGGCAAGCTCTTCAAGCCGCACACGCCGGAGATGCTCGAATACGGCATGGCCTTAATGCTGCTTTCGGTCGTCGTCAATATCTTCGTTTCCAGGCGACTGATGAAAGTGGCGAAAAAAACCGGCTCGCAGGCACTCGAAGCGGATGCGCTGCATTTGCAGGCGGACGTTTGGACTTCTGCCGGCGTCCTGATCGGCTTGGCGGTGATCCGCATTACGGGCTGGGCTTGGATCGATCCGGCTATTGCGCTCTTGGTCGCACTGATCGTCTTTAAAGCGGGTTATGACATGACGCGCAAGAGCTTTCAGGAACTGACCGACATCAGCCTGCCGCAGGAAGAAGAAGAGCAGATCAAAGAGATCGTCGCCAGACACAACGAGATCGTCGACTATCATAAGCTGCGTACGCGACGTTCCGGCAGCCATCGCCAGGTCGACATGCACATCGTGCTTTACCGTGAGATGCATTTGGCGCAGGCGCATGCGGTGGCCGATCAACTGGAAGGCGAGATCGGCGAAGCTTTGGCGCCTTGTGAGGTGGTCATTCATCTGGAACCGTGCGATCCGGAAAAGTACGCTCAGCATTGCCCGCTGCAGATCGAACCGCCGAAAAAGTGA
- the selD gene encoding selenide, water dikinase SelD produces the protein MMTVKLTQYTTSGGUASKVGPGALSNLLCELKKPQDPRLLVGIDTADDAGVYLLNEETALIQTLDFFTPLVDDPYLFGQIAAANSLSDVYAMGGTPLTVMNIVAFPIGVLPGEVLQDILRGGQDKVIEAGAVLVGGHTVEDKEPKFGLSVTGIVHPSKILANAGAKEGDALVLTKAIGTGVLTTAAKAELFPAGAEAATQSMITLNKAAAEVARAFAVNACTDITGFGLLGHAREMAVASGVDLILSAGKLPFLPEAKEAAAMGLVPGGAYNNREYLLVRDVSFAATVGEEIRDLCFDPQTSGGLLYSLPAAQAEGLVAALHAAGVKEAAVIGCVSKAGRGVIYVDD, from the coding sequence ATGATGACGGTTAAGTTGACGCAATACACGACCAGCGGCGGTTGAGCTTCCAAAGTGGGGCCGGGCGCCCTGTCAAACCTGCTCTGCGAGCTGAAGAAGCCGCAGGATCCTCGCCTTTTAGTCGGCATCGATACGGCCGATGATGCAGGCGTTTACCTGTTAAATGAAGAAACGGCGCTGATTCAGACGCTCGATTTCTTTACGCCGCTCGTGGATGATCCGTATCTTTTCGGACAGATTGCGGCGGCAAACAGTCTGAGCGACGTCTATGCGATGGGCGGCACGCCGCTGACTGTCATGAACATCGTTGCCTTTCCGATCGGCGTATTGCCGGGAGAGGTGCTGCAGGATATTTTGCGCGGCGGCCAGGACAAGGTCATCGAGGCCGGCGCTGTTTTGGTGGGCGGCCATACGGTAGAAGACAAGGAACCGAAATTTGGACTGAGCGTTACCGGCATCGTGCATCCGAGCAAAATACTCGCGAATGCCGGAGCGAAAGAGGGCGACGCGCTGGTCTTGACCAAGGCGATCGGCACCGGAGTACTGACTACGGCAGCGAAAGCGGAGCTGTTTCCTGCAGGCGCGGAGGCGGCGACGCAAAGCATGATCACGCTGAATAAAGCGGCGGCCGAAGTGGCTCGCGCCTTTGCCGTCAACGCCTGTACCGACATCACCGGTTTCGGTCTGCTGGGGCATGCGCGGGAAATGGCGGTTGCCAGCGGCGTGGATCTGATCTTGTCGGCCGGAAAACTGCCGTTCTTGCCGGAAGCCAAAGAGGCGGCGGCGATGGGCTTGGTTCCGGGCGGCGCGTATAACAACCGCGAGTATCTGCTGGTGCGGGACGTCTCTTTTGCGGCTACAGTCGGCGAAGAGATCCGAGATTTATGCTTTGACCCGCAGACATCCGGCGGCTTACTGTATAGTCTGCCCGCTGCACAGGCAGAAGGGTTGGTGGCGGCGCTGCACGCCGCGGGGGTAAAAGAAGCGGCCGTCATTGGTTGCGTGAGCAAAGCGGGAAGAGGTGTTATTTATGTCGATGATTAA
- the yedF gene encoding sulfurtransferase-like selenium metabolism protein YedF — MSMIKVDARGLGCPQPVIVTKRALDSMAEGMVTTLVDNAVSKENVVKFASNCGYGVRVEEESGDFSITILKGTPGEEEEVGQLTGSVYLITGDTLGRGDAQLGALLMKAFFVSLQEIQPKRIFLLNSAVKLATASSPVLEAINQLKQKGTQIMSCGTCLDFYGLKEQLAVGEVTNMYVILEGLNGPDRVITL; from the coding sequence ATGTCGATGATTAAAGTGGATGCCAGAGGTCTCGGCTGTCCTCAGCCGGTGATCGTTACCAAACGTGCTTTGGACAGCATGGCGGAAGGAATGGTGACAACCTTGGTAGATAATGCAGTTTCCAAAGAAAATGTAGTGAAGTTTGCCAGTAATTGCGGCTATGGAGTTCGCGTGGAAGAAGAAAGCGGCGACTTTTCAATCACGATCCTAAAAGGCACGCCGGGCGAAGAGGAAGAAGTCGGACAACTGACCGGCAGCGTCTACCTGATTACCGGCGACACGCTGGGGCGCGGCGATGCGCAGTTGGGCGCACTTTTAATGAAGGCTTTTTTTGTCAGCCTGCAGGAAATTCAGCCGAAACGGATCTTTCTCCTGAATAGCGCGGTTAAACTCGCGACCGCATCCTCGCCGGTGCTGGAAGCGATCAACCAGCTGAAGCAGAAGGGGACGCAGATCATGTCCTGCGGCACCTGCCTCGATTTTTACGGCCTGAAAGAACAACTGGCGGTCGGCGAAGTGACCAACATGTATGTGATTCTGGAAGGTCTCAATGGCCCGGACCGGGTCATTACCTTATAA
- a CDS encoding DUF3343 domain-containing protein produces MASLYAEYDCLITFLSVHQAIAAERKLTAAGIAYAALPTPREISVSCGQCLAFERAHLDEIIDCLTAEKISWSKVFSRNSQRRIYEQIVIERS; encoded by the coding sequence ATGGCAAGCCTGTATGCGGAATATGATTGCCTGATCACGTTTCTTTCCGTTCATCAGGCGATTGCCGCGGAACGCAAATTGACGGCGGCGGGCATCGCCTATGCGGCGTTGCCGACGCCGCGCGAAATCTCGGTCAGTTGCGGGCAATGCCTTGCCTTTGAACGCGCGCATCTTGACGAAATCATCGATTGCCTGACGGCAGAGAAAATTTCCTGGAGCAAAGTCTTCAGCCGAAACAGCCAGCGGCGCATTTATGAACAAATTGTGATAGAAAGGTCGTGA
- a CDS encoding mechanosensitive ion channel family protein → MSALTPELMLLWGHRIVRLAAILIMALLALRLSRILMERLVVAQFAGRTFYFAEQRAKTMSTLLQSILRYLVYFIVALMVLKEFEIDTTSIVAGAGVFGLALSIGAQSLIRDFVTGFFIIMEDQYGVGDYITCGDMAGIVEEIGFRVTKLRDFNGVLHVVPHGSISRVSNSSRGHMLAVVDVPVAYAADAATLLSLLDSAAQRVKEMPELLEAPTVIGLVDFRPGEVVARVVAKTKPLEKTTVETALRREIKDALAAAEIPAPRMLHQEV, encoded by the coding sequence ATGAGTGCGCTAACTCCTGAACTGATGCTGCTCTGGGGGCACCGGATCGTTCGCCTGGCCGCCATCTTGATCATGGCGCTGCTCGCGCTGCGCCTTTCGCGCATCCTGATGGAGCGTCTGGTTGTGGCGCAGTTCGCCGGACGGACCTTTTATTTCGCCGAACAGCGTGCCAAGACGATGAGCACGCTATTGCAGAGCATACTGCGTTATCTGGTTTATTTTATCGTGGCGCTGATGGTGTTGAAAGAATTTGAAATTGACACCACGTCGATCGTCGCCGGTGCAGGCGTCTTCGGACTGGCCTTGAGCATCGGCGCGCAAAGCCTGATTCGCGATTTTGTCACGGGTTTCTTCATTATAATGGAGGATCAGTATGGCGTAGGCGATTACATCACCTGCGGCGACATGGCCGGTATCGTTGAGGAGATCGGTTTTCGCGTGACCAAACTACGCGATTTCAACGGCGTCCTGCATGTCGTGCCGCATGGCTCAATCAGCCGGGTCAGCAACAGCAGCCGGGGGCATATGCTGGCGGTCGTCGATGTGCCTGTCGCGTATGCGGCCGATGCGGCGACGCTGCTCTCGCTGCTTGACAGTGCGGCGCAGCGCGTAAAAGAGATGCCGGAGCTTTTGGAAGCGCCGACGGTCATCGGCCTGGTCGATTTTCGTCCCGGCGAGGTCGTTGCCAGAGTGGTTGCCAAGACGAAACCGCTGGAAAAAACAACGGTGGAAACGGCCTTGCGCCGTGAAATAAAAGATGCCTTGGCGGCCGCCGAGATTCCGGCGCCGCGCATGCTGCATCAGGAGGTGTGA
- a CDS encoding DUF951 domain-containing protein: MVVYQVGDVVKMKKGHPCGSNEWEITRTGMDFGLKCLGCSRFVLVPRPKFEKAVRGIVSKTDTTRGQ; the protein is encoded by the coding sequence ATGGTCGTTTATCAGGTTGGCGACGTTGTTAAGATGAAAAAGGGCCATCCCTGCGGCAGCAACGAATGGGAAATCACGCGGACCGGCATGGATTTCGGCTTGAAATGTCTGGGCTGCAGCCGCTTTGTGCTTGTGCCGCGGCCCAAATTTGAAAAAGCGGTGCGCGGGATCGTAAGTAAAACAGACACGACGCGTGGGCAATAG
- the ychF gene encoding redox-regulated ATPase YchF, which yields MSTNLEVGIVGLPNVGKSTLFNAITKAGAEAANYPFCTIEPNVGVVEVPDERLPKLVEMCKARRVVPTAMRFVDIAGLVKGASKGEGLGNKFLAHIRQVDAIAQVVRCFNDENITHVEGELDPLRDIEIINTELCLADLETLEKRIDRNQKLVKSGGKKAKAEGEVLQRIREMLEQALPARRVEMTDDEQAMIKDLALMTLKPVLFVANVGEDEVANPDENPYVKKVRDYALAEGAEVVVVSARMESEIAELGDEDAKEFLAAAGLSESGLDKLIKAAYKLLGLITFITAGEQEVRAWTICRGTKAAQAGGKIHSDIERGFIRAEIVSYTDLVAAGSQNAAKEKGQVRLEGKEYIMQDGDVTYFRFNV from the coding sequence ATGAGTACCAACTTAGAAGTCGGCATCGTTGGATTGCCGAATGTAGGGAAAAGCACACTGTTCAATGCGATTACGAAAGCCGGCGCCGAAGCGGCGAATTATCCGTTCTGTACGATCGAGCCAAACGTCGGCGTAGTGGAAGTGCCGGATGAACGCCTGCCGAAACTGGTGGAAATGTGCAAAGCACGGCGCGTCGTGCCGACCGCGATGCGTTTCGTCGATATCGCAGGTCTGGTAAAAGGAGCTTCCAAAGGCGAAGGCCTCGGCAATAAGTTCTTGGCGCATATCCGTCAGGTGGATGCGATCGCGCAAGTGGTACGCTGCTTCAATGACGAAAACATCACACATGTCGAAGGCGAACTGGATCCGTTGCGTGATATTGAGATCATCAATACGGAATTATGCCTGGCCGACCTCGAGACGCTGGAAAAACGGATCGATCGCAACCAAAAGCTCGTCAAGAGCGGCGGCAAGAAAGCGAAAGCCGAAGGCGAAGTTCTGCAGCGCATTCGCGAAATGCTCGAACAGGCGCTGCCGGCGCGGCGCGTGGAAATGACCGACGACGAACAGGCGATGATCAAGGATCTGGCGTTGATGACGCTTAAACCGGTCTTGTTTGTGGCCAATGTCGGTGAAGATGAAGTTGCGAATCCGGATGAAAATCCCTATGTGAAAAAAGTGCGCGACTATGCGCTGGCCGAAGGCGCCGAAGTCGTCGTCGTATCGGCGCGCATGGAATCGGAAATTGCCGAGCTTGGCGATGAAGATGCGAAAGAATTTTTGGCTGCGGCGGGCTTAAGCGAATCGGGCCTCGATAAGCTGATCAAAGCCGCCTATAAACTGCTGGGTTTGATCACGTTCATCACCGCGGGCGAGCAGGAAGTGCGCGCGTGGACGATCTGTCGCGGCACGAAAGCTGCGCAGGCGGGCGGCAAGATCCATTCCGACATTGAAAGGGGCTTTATCCGGGCGGAAATTGTTTCCTATACCGACCTGGTTGCTGCCGGCAGCCAGAATGCGGCAAAGGAAAAAGGCCAGGTTCGTCTGGAAGGCAAAGAATATATCATGCAGGACGGCGATGTGACGTACTTCCGTTTCAACGTCTAA
- the rpsF gene encoding 30S ribosomal protein S6 has protein sequence MRKYEVVYIIKPLEEEANNAVIAKFETLLKNNGAEIEKIDRWGKKRLAYEVSGQMDGFYCLVHFTSAPAAVAELDRVMKISDDVIKHMIVKIDE, from the coding sequence GTGAGAAAGTACGAAGTCGTATACATCATTAAGCCGTTGGAAGAAGAGGCTAACAATGCGGTTATCGCAAAGTTCGAGACTCTGTTGAAAAACAACGGTGCTGAAATCGAAAAAATCGATCGCTGGGGCAAAAAACGTCTGGCCTATGAAGTTAGCGGCCAAATGGACGGTTTTTATTGTCTGGTTCACTTCACAAGCGCTCCGGCAGCAGTAGCTGAGCTGGATCGTGTAATGAAGATCAGTGATGACGTCATCAAGCACATGATCGTCAAGATTGACGAGTAA
- a CDS encoding single-stranded DNA-binding protein, with product MNKVILVGRLAQDPEVRYTQNGNAVASFSVAVDSGFGENKRTDFVPIVAWRKLAEVCGNNLTKGRRVLVEGSLNIRSYEAQDGQKRRVTEVVAQNVEFLDSKQSAPGGAPGAVNAPGSTEGTGNGFDMNSFGTEVFPEEEIPF from the coding sequence ATGAATAAGGTCATCTTAGTCGGGCGCCTCGCCCAGGACCCTGAAGTCCGTTATACTCAAAACGGCAATGCAGTGGCTTCCTTCAGCGTGGCAGTGGATAGCGGGTTCGGCGAGAACAAACGGACGGACTTTGTACCAATTGTCGCCTGGAGAAAACTGGCCGAAGTTTGCGGTAATAATCTCACCAAGGGACGGCGTGTGCTCGTGGAAGGCAGCCTGAACATCCGCTCTTATGAAGCCCAAGACGGGCAAAAAAGACGCGTGACGGAAGTAGTTGCCCAAAACGTAGAATTTCTTGACAGCAAACAGTCGGCTCCGGGCGGTGCTCCGGGTGCAGTCAATGCGCCAGGCAGCACGGAAGGAACCGGCAATGGTTTCGATATGAATTCTTTTGGTACGGAAGTCTTCCCTGAAGAAGAAATACCATTTTAA
- the rpsR gene encoding 30S ribosomal protein S18, whose product MKRERGRKPKKKVCSFCVDKVVAIDYKDVGRIRRYTTERGKILPRRISGNCAKHQRQVTLAIKRARMIALLPFTAE is encoded by the coding sequence GTGAAACGTGAAAGAGGCAGAAAACCAAAGAAAAAAGTCTGTAGCTTCTGCGTCGATAAAGTAGTAGCTATCGATTATAAAGATGTCGGCAGAATCCGCCGTTATACTACCGAACGCGGCAAAATTTTGCCCCGTCGTATTTCCGGTAACTGTGCGAAACATCAACGTCAAGTGACGCTGGCTATCAAACGGGCACGCATGATTGCATTGCTGCCGTTTACAGCTGAATAA
- a CDS encoding beta-ketoacyl-ACP synthase III, with protein MNKRAVGILGTGSYMPERIVTNKDLEKTMETSDEWIVSRTGIGARRVAAPEEATSDLAAEAGRRALLDANVNAEELDLIIVATVSPDMAFPSTACLVQAQLGAKRAAAFDISVACSGFIYGMSIAQQFIQTGLYQKVLVVGAETLSRFISWDDRKTGMLFGDGAGAAVLGETAEGFGILGLDMGADGSGAELLKIPAGGSREPASLASVKERGHIIHMDGSEVFKFAVKVMGESALRALEAAGLTTADLALLVPHQANIRIIQSAVKRLGMTMDKIMVNVDRYGNTSAASIPIALDEAAKQGRFKTGDTIGLCGFGAGLTWGSAIIKWSR; from the coding sequence ATGAACAAACGAGCGGTTGGAATTTTGGGAACGGGTTCGTATATGCCGGAGAGAATTGTGACGAACAAGGATCTGGAAAAAACGATGGAAACCTCCGATGAATGGATCGTGAGCCGGACAGGGATCGGTGCGCGCCGCGTCGCTGCGCCGGAGGAAGCTACCTCTGATCTGGCAGCCGAGGCTGGGCGAAGGGCGCTTTTGGATGCGAACGTCAACGCGGAGGAACTCGACTTGATCATCGTTGCGACGGTTTCGCCGGACATGGCATTTCCCAGTACCGCTTGTCTGGTTCAGGCGCAGCTGGGTGCGAAACGGGCGGCTGCGTTTGACATCAGCGTCGCTTGCTCCGGTTTTATCTACGGCATGAGCATTGCGCAGCAGTTTATTCAGACCGGCCTCTATCAAAAAGTGTTGGTGGTTGGCGCGGAGACTCTGTCCCGTTTTATCAGTTGGGATGACCGAAAAACCGGCATGCTCTTCGGCGATGGCGCTGGAGCGGCTGTACTTGGCGAGACCGCAGAAGGGTTCGGTATTTTGGGCCTCGATATGGGGGCCGACGGCAGCGGCGCGGAATTGCTCAAGATTCCGGCGGGCGGTTCGCGTGAACCGGCATCGCTTGCATCGGTAAAAGAACGCGGTCATATCATCCATATGGACGGCAGCGAAGTTTTCAAATTCGCGGTAAAGGTGATGGGCGAAAGCGCGCTGCGCGCGCTCGAGGCGGCCGGACTGACGACCGCGGATCTTGCGCTGTTGGTGCCGCATCAGGCCAATATCCGCATCATTCAGTCGGCGGTGAAGCGACTGGGCATGACGATGGACAAGATCATGGTGAACGTCGACCGCTACGGCAATACGTCGGCGGCATCGATTCCGATCGCGCTCGATGAAGCGGCGAAGCAAGGCCGTTTCAAGACGGGCGACACGATCGGTTTGTGCGGCTTCGGCGCTGGTTTGACCTGGGGATCCGCGATCATAAAATGGAGTCGTTGA